A genomic stretch from Psilocybe cubensis strain MGC-MH-2018 chromosome 1, whole genome shotgun sequence includes:
- a CDS encoding Extracellular metalloprotease (Extracellular metalloprotease VDBG_01143) — protein MNPRNLPVVPISLSGHFASNSPQSCVPANSLHAVSTSQTVTICSDTTPASTWGIKTTSMRREGRIPAGVLAPGFGLCRIAVHGAKDPPLHQYVQSDNARNLFNHGVMLTACLREQRQIWFSTFRELQPYNHQLSGHDLQIAVLNRDFNSKGNEIYLETVLLLKDIRAMQTEMKQKLRKGGPETLNVYTVGFHNTQAEGLLGYATFPTDYKSLPKDDGVVIQYGTLPGGNLAPFNKGKTLTHEVGHWVGLYHTFEGGSCSSSGDEVSDTPAQLKPTSGCPIANPDTCPGKAGLDPIPFKFYGNNGSDRQLYGLLG, from the exons ATGAACCCTCGCAATCTGCCCGTCGTGCCAATCTCTTTATCCGGTCACTTTGCTTCCAACTCTCCGCAATCCTGTGTCCCAGCAAACAGCCTACACGCTGTTTCAACATCGCAAACTGTGACAATTTGTTCAGACACAACTCCAGCGAGTACTTGGGGCATCAAGACCACATCGATGCGGAGGGAGGGACGCATCCCGGCTGGGGTACTTGCTCCAGGCTTTGGTCTCTGCCGTATTGCCGTCCACGGAGCTAAAGACCCACCCCTTCACCAATACGTTCAATCCGACAATGCACGCAACTTGTTCAACCACGGCGTAATGCTTACGGCATGTCTAAGAGAGCAGCGGCAGATCTGGTTTTCGACATTCCGAGAGCTTCAACCCTACAACCACCAGTTGAGTGGACAT GACTTGCAG ATTGCGGTTCTGAATAGAGATTTCAACAGCAAAGGTAACGAGATATATCTCGAAACGGTGTTGCTCCTGAAGG ATATTAGGGCTATGCAAACTGAAATGAAACAGAAACTCAGAAAAGGTGGACCAGAAACACTCAATGTGTATACCGTTGG GTTCCATAACACACAGGCAGAGGGCCTACTAGGATATGCGACATTCCCCACAGACTACAAGAGTCTCCCGAAGGACGACGGGGTTGTGATCCAGTATGGCACCCTTCCTGGGGGCAATTTGGCTCCGTTCAACAAAGGCAAGACGCTCACACACGAAGTCGGTCATTGGGTCGGACTTTACCACACTTTCGAG GGAGGATCTTGTTCATCGAGCGGCGATGAAGTCTCCGACACCCCTGCCCAATTAAAGCCTACATCTGGATGCCCCATTGCAAACCCAGACACTTGTCCTGGCAAGGCTGGCCTCGATCCTATTC CTTTCAAATTCTACGGCAATAACGGCTCTGATAGACAACTTTATGGATTACTCGGATGA
- a CDS encoding Guanine nucleotide-binding protein alpha-2 subunit, translating to MGACMSAPAGVEISEQDRILHREAEKQLKEAKAKLSAQVKVLLLGSGDSGKSTILKQMRLIHKVPFSAQEIEHYRQLVFDNLTRGLRYLLDAMEDMELTVSDENLPHLELIDGVRDIRDGEPFPVAYYVPLKSLWSDPNVQKAWARGNEAALPEKQVARPSFIHYSNTFLSLSYFYADLERLFDPAYQPTEQDIIRCRARTIGITETTFTLREHEMLMVDVGGQKSERRKWIHCFQDVTSILFLVSLSGYDQCLVEDKDANQMQDAMTIWDSICHSQWFKQTSIILFLNKNDLFEKKIPTSDIKNFFPDFEGEPGDVRAGREYFKRRFARLAQKAGRSKEREIYIHITTATDTALLRVVMAAVEASLSDQVSKVQH from the exons ATGGGCGCATGTATGTCGGCACCCGCAGGGGTCGAGATATCGGAGCAAGACAGGATTTTGCATAGGGAAGCAGAGAAACAGCTCAAAGAA GCGAAGGCCAAGTTGTCAGCCCAGGTCAAG gttcttcttcttggctCAGGAGATTCAGGGAAGTCTACTATCCTCAAG CAAATGCGCCTGATACACAAGGTCCCATTTTCGGCTCAAGAAATTGAACATTATCGACAGCTGGTATTTGACAACCTCACCCGAGGACTGCGATACCTTCTGGACGCCATGGAGGACATGGAGCTCACCGTTTCAGACGAGAACCTTCCGCACTTGGAGCTGATTGATGGTGTCAGAGATATCCGTGATGGAGAACCTTTCCCTGTTGCCTACTATGTGCCGCTCAAATCCCTATGGTCGGACCCTAACGTGCAAAAGGCATGGGCCAGAGGAAACGAGGCTGCTCTGCCGGAGAAGCAAGTCGCCCGTCCTTCATTCATCCATTATTCTAATACATTTCTTAGTCTTTCCTACTTTTATGCAGACCTCGAGCGATTGTTCGACCCAGCCTATCAACCTACCGAGCAGGATATCATTCGTTGTAGGGCGCGGACTATCGGCATTACAGAAACTACCTTTACGCTACGGGAGCACGAGATGCTCATGGTCGACGTTGGAGGGCAGAAAAGCGAGCGACGAAAATGGATACACTGTTTCCAAGACGTGACGAGTATATTGTTCCTGGTAAGCTTAAGCGGGTACGATCAATGTCTGGTGGAGGACAAGGATGCA AACCAGATGCAAGATGCCATGACTATCTGGGATTCAATTTGCCACTCACAGTGGTTCAAGCAAACATCAATC ATTCTATTTCTCAACAAAAACGATCTTTTCGAGAAAAAAATACCCACATCTGATATAAAGAACTTTTTCCCG GATTTCGAAGGCGAGCCAGGTGACGTCCGCGCCGGGCGGGAGTATTTTAAACGTCGATTCGCAAGACTGGCTCAGAAAGCGGGTAGAtcaaaagagagagaaatatACATCCA TATAACGACGGCAACTGATACGGCGCTGCTCCGAGTAGTGATGGCCGCGGTCGAAG catcactCTCCGATCAAGTCTCGAAAGTGCAGCATTGA
- a CDS encoding Protein GLUTELIN PRECURSOR ACCUMULATION 3, which yields MSKRAHFKYIPVILPGIVTIRREYAASSKLLSKTTLPKKPTKTQAKKAKSTRRAKQKEASIKVVKYSANTTVNRLLNRSFGGTDGKYYYGDTWSFNLQTRKWTELNCLGLIPSAREGHAAAIVGDIVYIFGGRDTNGKDLSDMAAFKLSTHGPFA from the exons ATGTCTAAACGTGCACATTTCAAGTACATTCCCGTCATATTGCCAGGGATTGTGACAATACGACGGGAATATGCCG CATCGTCAAAATTGCTCAGCAAGACCACGTTACCCAAGAAACCTACCAAAACACAGgccaaaaaagcaaaatctaCACGGCGGGCCAAACAGAAGGAGGCTAGCATCAAAGTAGTAAAATACTCGGCTAATACTACCGTGAATCGCCTACTGAATCGAAG CTTTGGTGGGACGGATGGCAAATATTACTATGGGGATACCTGGTCATTCAATCTGCAGACCAGGAAGTGGACAGAATTGAATTGCTTAGGGCTCATTCCTTCTGCCCGAGAAGGCCATGCTGCTGCTATTGTGGGCGACATTGTTTACATCTTTGGTGGGCGAGACACCAATGGCAAGGATTTGAGTGACATGGCTGCTTTCAAACTTTCAA CACATGGGCCCTTCGCTTGA